From a single Theropithecus gelada isolate Dixy chromosome 10, Tgel_1.0, whole genome shotgun sequence genomic region:
- the ASXL1 gene encoding putative Polycomb group protein ASXL1 isoform X2, with protein sequence MKDKQKKKKERTWAEAARLVLENYSDAPMTPKQILQVIEAEGLKEMRSGTSPLACLNAMLHSNSRGGEGLFYKLPGRISLFTLKA encoded by the exons ATGAAGGacaaacagaagaagaagaaggagcgCACGTGGGCCGAGGCCGCGCGCCTG GTTTTAGAAAACTACTCGGATGCTCCAATGACACCAAAACAGATTCTGCAGGTCATAGAGGCAGAAGGACTAAAGGAAATGAG AAG TGGGACGTCCCCTCTCGCATGCCTCAATGCTATGCTACATTCCAATTCAAGAGGAGGAGAGGGGTTGTTTTATAAACTGCCTGGCCGAATCAGCCTTTTCACACTCAAG gcatga